From the genome of Leptolyngbyaceae cyanobacterium, one region includes:
- a CDS encoding S-layer homology domain-containing protein, protein MFPSKRPTIFLTLTVAVLTALSGCVNSQAAKNLEQSLAADPQLQDNPIAFGESATPTNNQNNPNPTTANLPSDFPSEIPTYPEAQLQEVSQTSPQSENTSATATLTRWNSSDPVNFVQSYYQQQLKAGGWEILSQPTDQTGGTFEARRNNLKVTVAIAPISTNTTNTSNPSPTPSATQPATEFTIEYLRDSTNAAAQPIQETTASATPTPTTSATPTPTTQATPTPAAENTTNPNSPTSTATTFTDISKAPPELRSYISDLAQLGVITVKPSNAKGNESATGIQFEPNKPITRREFARWLVAANNRINANNPAKQIRLATESNQPTFTDVSRTNPDFPAIQGLAEAGLIPSPLSGDSAAVLFRPDAPLTREQMMLWKVPLDTRQLPSSASLETVKQTWGFQDVTKIDPKALRAILGDYQNGDTANIRRVFGYTTLFQPKKGVTRAEAAASLWYFGTQNEGISAKEISGLKNEG, encoded by the coding sequence GTGTTTCCTTCTAAACGACCTACTATATTTTTAACTCTGACTGTCGCGGTACTAACTGCCTTGAGTGGATGCGTCAATTCTCAAGCCGCTAAGAATTTAGAACAATCTTTGGCAGCAGATCCTCAGTTACAAGATAACCCGATCGCATTCGGAGAGTCAGCCACCCCGACTAATAACCAAAATAATCCCAATCCAACCACCGCTAACTTACCATCGGACTTCCCATCGGAAATTCCCACCTATCCGGAAGCGCAATTACAGGAAGTCAGCCAAACCAGTCCACAATCTGAGAATACCTCAGCTACAGCTACCTTGACTCGCTGGAATAGCTCAGATCCGGTGAATTTCGTGCAAAGCTACTACCAACAGCAATTAAAAGCTGGCGGTTGGGAAATATTAAGTCAACCGACAGATCAAACCGGTGGTACTTTTGAGGCGCGGCGGAATAACTTAAAGGTAACAGTTGCGATCGCGCCCATTTCCACCAATACTACAAATACTAGCAACCCCAGCCCCACTCCCTCAGCCACTCAACCCGCCACCGAATTTACCATTGAGTACCTGCGGGATAGCACTAACGCAGCAGCACAACCCATCCAAGAAACTACCGCTTCCGCGACACCGACACCCACCACTTCCGCGACACCAACACCTACCACCCAAGCAACTCCCACACCCGCAGCAGAAAACACCACCAATCCCAACTCCCCTACCTCAACCGCAACTACCTTTACCGATATCAGCAAAGCGCCCCCAGAGTTGCGTTCCTACATCAGCGACTTAGCACAGTTGGGAGTCATCACCGTCAAACCATCAAACGCCAAAGGAAATGAATCTGCCACAGGGATTCAATTTGAGCCAAATAAACCAATTACCCGGCGAGAATTCGCCCGTTGGTTAGTTGCTGCCAACAATCGCATTAATGCTAATAATCCCGCTAAACAGATCCGTTTAGCAACCGAGTCAAACCAACCTACTTTCACCGATGTTTCTCGCACCAATCCCGATTTTCCCGCCATTCAAGGATTAGCAGAAGCTGGTTTAATTCCCAGTCCCCTGTCTGGAGATAGCGCCGCAGTGTTATTTCGTCCCGATGCACCCCTGACGCGAGAACAAATGATGCTGTGGAAAGTACCTTTAGATACTCGTCAATTGCCATCATCTGCTAGTTTGGAAACGGTAAAGCAAACTTGGGGATTTCAGGATGTCACTAAAATTGACCCGAAAGCGCTACGGGCAATTTTAGGCGATTATCAAAATGGCGATACTGCCAACATCCGCCGAGTTTTTGGCTACACTACCCTATTTCAACCTAAAAAAGGAGTAACTCGCGCTGAAGCAGCTGCCTCTCTCTGGTATTTCGGTACTCAAAATGAAGGGATATCTGCAAAAGAAATATCAGGATTGAAGAATGAAGGATGA
- a CDS encoding PAS domain S-box protein, with translation MLKIILTILQPYIVTIGSFAIAFLLNLLVQPFLVPNLFSLFYLAVIVSAIYGSARTTLLANILAAIGYSHFLLSSPDKENFPSLVIQLLLFISVNLLLGGVIGILINTKTGYKFTNILTDIIAFYLKAFALQNESLELSKKDINENKPIKIKLIKSEESLRQLSENIQNNVFWIRDLNSHLIYVSSAYQQIWGRSCESLYDNSLEWLEAIHPLDKERVTKAFSEQVFEEGFEEEYRILHQDGSVRWIRDRGFPLRDNAGKIYRIAGLAEDITERKFAREALESALQRLTFHVENTPLAVIEWDRDLRVTWWSKKAQKIFGWSAEEVVGKHIYDWQFVFKEDQAAIEDVVNQILSGTEKQIIHRNRNYTKHGSVIYCDWYNSALFDEFGNLVSVLSLVEDVTERQQAIEALKQSEERFRIVQELSLDAFTILRSVRNAEGKIIDFEWEYVNPKAAEILGKSIEELVGHYLLQVLPGNKTNSELFDRYVQVVETGIPHDIEIPYNSEGINGWFRNMTVKLNDGVAISFGDITKRKQEEEERINLLERERTAREEAEAANRIKDEFLAVLSHELRSPLNPIVGWSELLLTNEFDRATTQRALETIERNARLQTQLIEDLLDVSRILQGKLSLNICPVDLKFIIEAAIDTVYLASEAKLIDLQFFMENEKIEIGNLELMLGNELERLSIKNEKFWVLGDPNRLQQIIWNLLSNAIKFTSPGGKVEIQLSLLSESEQSSEENEVKASTDRQLLILQYAKIQVKDTGKGICPDFLPYVFDYFRQENSTTTRKFGGLGLGLAIVRHLAELHGGKILADSAGEGKGATFTLLLPLMPVRSQVRENLTKWDRTVDLNGISILVVDDDIDTLDFLTFMLERYGARVTAVDSALEALKLLPQLNPDLLLSDIGMPNMNGYTLMRQVRNLSPERGGKIPAIALTAYAGEADYKQAVSVGFQLHLSKPVEPAELAKAVASLLGICQ, from the coding sequence ATGTTAAAAATAATACTTACTATCTTACAACCATATATTGTAACAATAGGATCGTTTGCGATCGCATTTTTGTTAAACCTGCTAGTCCAGCCATTCTTAGTACCAAATCTTTTCTCACTGTTTTATTTAGCAGTCATTGTCAGCGCTATTTATGGCAGTGCAAGAACGACATTGCTGGCTAACATATTAGCTGCTATTGGTTATAGCCACTTTTTATTATCATCACCTGACAAGGAAAATTTCCCTTCTTTAGTCATCCAGTTGCTTTTATTTATATCAGTGAATTTGTTATTGGGCGGGGTTATCGGCATCTTAATCAATACGAAAACAGGCTATAAATTTACCAATATATTAACCGATATTATTGCTTTTTACTTAAAGGCTTTCGCTTTGCAAAATGAAAGCTTGGAGTTAAGTAAAAAAGACATTAACGAGAATAAACCAATAAAAATTAAACTGATAAAATCTGAAGAAAGCCTTCGTCAATTATCAGAAAATATCCAGAATAATGTTTTCTGGATTAGAGATCTCAATTCTCATTTAATTTACGTTAGTTCTGCTTATCAACAAATTTGGGGACGTTCCTGTGAAAGTTTATATGATAACTCTTTAGAATGGTTAGAAGCAATTCATCCTCTAGATAAAGAACGGGTAACAAAAGCTTTTTCAGAACAGGTATTTGAAGAAGGATTTGAAGAAGAATATCGGATACTGCATCAGGATGGATCGGTAAGGTGGATTCGCGATCGCGGTTTTCCGCTCCGAGATAATGCTGGTAAAATTTACCGCATAGCTGGTCTTGCTGAAGACATCACCGAACGTAAATTTGCACGAGAAGCTTTAGAAAGTGCATTGCAGCGACTAACTTTTCACGTAGAAAATACTCCACTTGCAGTAATAGAATGGGATCGAGATTTGCGAGTTACTTGGTGGTCGAAAAAAGCTCAAAAAATATTTGGATGGTCTGCTGAAGAAGTCGTGGGTAAACATATATATGATTGGCAATTTGTGTTTAAGGAAGACCAAGCAGCAATTGAAGATGTAGTTAACCAAATACTCAGCGGTACAGAAAAGCAAATTATCCACCGCAATCGTAACTATACCAAGCATGGTTCGGTTATTTATTGCGATTGGTATAACTCCGCTTTATTTGATGAATTTGGCAACTTGGTATCCGTGCTTTCCTTAGTTGAAGATGTAACGGAAAGGCAACAAGCAATCGAAGCACTTAAACAAAGTGAAGAGCGTTTTCGGATCGTTCAAGAACTATCTTTAGATGCTTTCACTATTTTGCGAAGCGTGCGAAACGCCGAGGGAAAAATTATTGATTTTGAGTGGGAATACGTTAATCCCAAAGCGGCAGAAATTTTAGGTAAATCGATTGAAGAATTAGTCGGTCATTATCTTCTCCAAGTATTACCGGGAAATAAAACTAACAGCGAATTATTCGATCGATACGTGCAGGTGGTAGAAACGGGAATACCTCATGATATTGAGATTCCATATAATTCGGAAGGCATTAACGGTTGGTTCCGCAATATGACGGTAAAATTAAATGATGGGGTAGCGATTTCTTTTGGTGATATTACGAAACGCAAACAAGAAGAAGAAGAAAGAATCAATTTATTAGAAAGAGAAAGAACAGCTAGAGAAGAAGCAGAAGCCGCTAACCGAATAAAAGATGAGTTTTTAGCAGTGCTATCCCACGAATTGCGATCGCCTCTCAATCCGATCGTCGGTTGGTCGGAATTATTACTTACTAATGAATTCGATCGAGCGACTACTCAACGCGCATTAGAAACCATCGAACGCAATGCTCGATTACAAACTCAATTGATTGAAGATTTATTAGATGTTTCCCGGATTTTACAAGGAAAGCTCAGTTTAAACATTTGTCCAGTTGACTTAAAATTTATCATTGAAGCAGCGATCGATACAGTATATTTAGCGTCGGAAGCGAAATTAATTGACTTGCAATTTTTCATGGAAAATGAAAAAATTGAGATTGGTAACTTAGAATTAATGCTGGGGAATGAATTAGAGCGATTATCTATTAAAAATGAAAAATTTTGGGTTTTAGGAGACCCAAATCGATTGCAGCAAATCATTTGGAATCTCCTTTCTAATGCGATAAAATTTACATCACCAGGAGGCAAAGTTGAAATTCAATTGTCATTGCTATCGGAAAGCGAGCAGTCGAGCGAAGAAAATGAAGTAAAGGCTTCGACCGATCGCCAATTGTTAATCCTCCAATATGCTAAAATTCAAGTTAAAGATACGGGAAAAGGTATCTGTCCGGATTTTTTACCTTATGTATTTGATTACTTTCGTCAAGAAAATAGCACTACCACTAGAAAATTTGGCGGTTTAGGTTTAGGGTTAGCAATTGTGCGCCATTTGGCGGAACTGCACGGAGGTAAAATTTTAGCAGATAGTGCAGGCGAGGGAAAAGGAGCAACTTTTACGCTTTTGCTACCGTTGATGCCAGTACGATCGCAAGTTAGAGAAAATCTAACCAAATGGGATCGCACAGTCGATCTGAATGGCATCAGCATTTTAGTGGTAGATGACGATATAGATACCCTAGACTTTCTCACTTTTATGCTAGAACGTTATGGTGCGCGAGTAACTGCCGTCGATTCCGCTTTGGAGGCGCTAAAATTATTACCCCAACTTAACCCAGATTTACTGTTAAGCGATATTGGAATGCCCAATATGAACGGCTACACTTTAATGCGACAAGTGAGAAACTTATCACCAGAACGAGGAGGAAAAATTCCCGCCATTGCACTTACCGCCTATGCAGGAGAAGCTGATTACAAACAAGCAGTTTCGGTAGGCTTTCAACTTCACTTATCCAAACCAGTAGAACCAGCCGAACTAGCAAAAGCAGTCGCCAGTCTATTGGGGATTTGCCAATAA
- a CDS encoding signal transduction histidine kinase (STHK), LytS, whose translation MALSRYQRAFGVILHRRNVDAAFNELEAAGFPMNKISAVARDPEQQKVELREVKGNKAQDGTTIGAIAGATVGGTAGLAVGLATAAALPVVGPLVLVGAAATALATTLTGGIMGATAGGLIGALIGYGIPEEQATLYRDRIYQGDYLIMVEGSEADIRQAEAILSRWDIQEFRIYDMTR comes from the coding sequence ATGGCGCTCAGTCGTTATCAGCGTGCTTTTGGCGTAATTCTCCACCGTCGAAATGTTGACGCGGCTTTTAATGAGTTAGAAGCAGCTGGTTTTCCGATGAATAAGATTTCCGCAGTGGCGAGAGATCCCGAACAGCAAAAGGTTGAACTGCGAGAAGTTAAAGGTAATAAAGCACAGGATGGAACTACCATCGGCGCGATCGCAGGTGCTACCGTAGGAGGTACGGCTGGGTTAGCTGTGGGACTAGCAACTGCCGCCGCACTGCCAGTAGTAGGCCCATTGGTGCTAGTTGGCGCAGCAGCAACCGCTTTGGCGACTACTCTGACTGGTGGAATTATGGGTGCTACCGCAGGTGGCTTAATTGGTGCTTTGATTGGTTATGGCATTCCGGAAGAACAAGCAACACTATATCGCGATCGCATATATCAAGGCGATTATCTAATTATGGTGGAAGGATCGGAGGCTGATATTCGCCAAGCCGAAGCCATCCTCAGCCGTTGGGATATTCAGGAATTTAGGATTTATGACATGACGCGGTGA
- a CDS encoding TldD/PmbA family protein yields MPSSLPDAKNLLSDLMARYRSQVDYLAIRLEEAEGTDILIRADKIETLSQGISVGGQVRACYKGGWGFASFNQLSTLKERVEEAIAAARIVGEEETLLAAIDPVVDNCSLPLTGTDPRQISLAQKKALCDRYTDILRSVDRRITTTSVRYSDSAQRVILSTSEGTMLEQSWVDMEMRFAATARNGETVQTGRETTGSRKAYEDLTDLDTQVRSAAQRAVEALALPPVKGNTYTVVIDPILSGLFVHEAFGHLSEADMAYENPDLLEVMTIGRRFGPKELQIYDGAAPAGHRGSYFYDDEGTPATTTQLIKDGVLVGRLHSRETAGKLGEQATGNARCLNYHYPPIVRMTNTWIDRGNTPVKDLFTDIKEGVYARNWLGGMTNGEMFTFSAGEAWMIRNGEIAEPVRDVTLSGNVFTTLADIEAIGDDFYWDESGGCGKGGQSGLPVGCGGPSLRIRNIVVGGEAA; encoded by the coding sequence ATGCCTAGCTCACTCCCGGATGCCAAAAATCTGCTATCGGATTTGATGGCGCGTTATCGTTCTCAAGTTGATTATTTAGCAATTCGCCTGGAAGAAGCAGAAGGAACTGATATTTTAATCCGCGCTGATAAAATTGAAACGCTTTCTCAAGGCATTTCGGTGGGCGGACAAGTAAGAGCTTGTTATAAAGGTGGTTGGGGTTTTGCCAGCTTTAATCAACTTTCCACATTAAAAGAAAGAGTGGAAGAAGCGATCGCAGCGGCTAGGATCGTGGGAGAAGAGGAAACGCTTCTGGCTGCGATCGATCCTGTGGTAGATAATTGTAGTTTGCCGTTAACTGGTACAGATCCTCGGCAAATTTCCTTAGCGCAAAAGAAGGCATTGTGCGATCGCTATACTGATATACTTCGCAGCGTAGACAGACGCATCACCACCACTTCCGTGCGTTACAGCGACAGTGCCCAGCGAGTCATCCTTTCCACCTCCGAAGGCACTATGCTAGAGCAATCCTGGGTGGATATGGAAATGCGGTTTGCTGCGACAGCACGTAACGGCGAAACCGTGCAAACTGGCAGAGAAACCACCGGATCTCGCAAAGCTTACGAAGATTTAACCGATTTAGATACCCAAGTTCGCAGTGCTGCACAACGCGCCGTCGAAGCTTTAGCATTACCGCCAGTCAAAGGCAATACCTACACCGTAGTGATCGATCCTATCTTGTCCGGGTTATTCGTTCACGAAGCTTTCGGACATCTTTCCGAAGCAGATATGGCGTATGAAAACCCAGATTTGCTAGAAGTAATGACGATCGGGCGGAGATTTGGGCCAAAAGAACTGCAAATTTATGATGGTGCTGCCCCAGCCGGACATCGCGGCAGTTACTTTTATGATGATGAAGGGACACCCGCGACTACCACCCAATTAATCAAAGATGGAGTTTTAGTCGGCAGATTGCATTCTCGTGAAACTGCTGGCAAACTAGGCGAACAAGCCACCGGAAATGCCCGTTGCCTCAATTATCATTATCCTCCCATAGTAAGGATGACAAATACTTGGATCGATCGAGGTAACACCCCCGTCAAAGATTTATTTACCGATATCAAAGAAGGAGTTTATGCTCGTAACTGGTTAGGTGGCATGACGAATGGAGAAATGTTCACCTTTAGCGCCGGTGAAGCTTGGATGATTCGCAACGGAGAAATTGCCGAACCAGTGCGCGATGTCACCCTTTCCGGTAACGTATTTACCACTTTAGCCGACATCGAAGCGATCGGCGATGATTTCTATTGGGATGAATCAGGCGGTTGCGGAAAAGGTGGACAAAGCGGTTTACCAGTAGGTTGCGGTGGCCCTTCCTTACGAATTCGTAATATCGTAGTTGGTGGAGAAGCCGCCTAA
- the coaE gene encoding dephospho-CoA kinase (Dephospho-CoA kinase (CoaE) performs the final step in coenzyme A biosynthesis.), translating to MNKSSQHIIGLTGGIATGKTTVSNYLANTYNIPIFDADIYAREAVEPGSPILDKIVERYGKNILISDGKLDRKQLGNIIFNQPNERHWLEQQIHPYVRDRFQKAINELPLNATAVLAIPLLFEAKITCLVTEIWVVFAEKQQQLDRLINRDGLTLEQAEARINSQMSLEEKCQMADVVLDNSSTLENLLKQVDNIMYAGKHSL from the coding sequence ATGAATAAATCATCTCAACATATAATCGGTTTAACAGGTGGAATTGCTACTGGCAAAACCACTGTTTCAAATTATCTGGCAAATACTTACAATATACCGATTTTTGATGCCGATATTTATGCTCGCGAGGCAGTTGAACCGGGTTCGCCTATTCTCGATAAAATTGTAGAAAGATATGGTAAAAATATTCTCATATCTGATGGAAAGTTAGACCGCAAGCAATTGGGTAATATTATTTTTAATCAACCAAATGAGCGTCATTGGCTAGAACAACAAATTCATCCTTACGTGCGCGATCGCTTTCAAAAAGCCATTAACGAATTACCTTTAAATGCAACAGCAGTATTAGCTATTCCTTTATTATTTGAAGCAAAAATTACTTGCTTAGTTACGGAAATTTGGGTTGTTTTTGCTGAAAAACAACAACAACTAGATAGATTGATAAATCGGGATGGGTTAACTTTAGAACAAGCTGAAGCGAGAATTAATAGTCAGATGTCACTTGAGGAAAAATGTCAGATGGCTGATGTGGTTTTGGATAATTCTTCTACTTTGGAGAATCTTCTTAAACAGGTGGATAATATTATGTATGCTGGTAAACATAGTTTGTAG
- a CDS encoding metal ABC transporter permease, whose protein sequence is MLNWLIEPLSFEFMRHAVATAILMGILCAVVGSYLIVQRMGLLGDVIAHAVLPGLAIAYYLGIDIFLGSFISGTLSTLVIAWIQSQSRVKIDAAMALVFSGSLALGIMLITLLKSKLDLHSFLFGDILGVTSADLVRTFVITLFVLIFVKLFYKELLFYTFNPLGAQAIGLPVNLINIGLVSAITLTIIASMQAVGVVLVVSLLIGPAITAYLLVKELHQMMGLGAVIGVFSSVAGMYISYYLNVPSGAAIVLVVSAVFILALLFSPTQGIFTRPEMASQRSRIMRQLKYLRRQ, encoded by the coding sequence ATGTTGAATTGGCTAATTGAACCGCTTTCATTTGAGTTTATGCGCCATGCCGTCGCTACCGCAATTTTGATGGGTATTCTTTGTGCAGTTGTCGGTAGTTATTTAATCGTACAACGCATGGGATTATTGGGAGATGTGATTGCCCATGCAGTTTTGCCCGGATTAGCGATCGCATATTATTTAGGTATTGATATTTTCCTTGGTTCGTTTATTTCAGGAACCTTGAGTACTCTGGTTATTGCCTGGATTCAATCCCAATCTCGCGTGAAAATCGATGCGGCAATGGCATTAGTTTTTTCTGGTTCTTTAGCATTGGGCATCATGCTGATTACGCTGCTAAAAAGCAAACTGGATTTACACAGTTTTCTGTTTGGCGATATTTTAGGTGTCACCAGTGCGGATTTAGTGAGAACTTTCGTCATTACTTTATTTGTCCTGATTTTCGTCAAACTTTTCTATAAAGAATTGCTGTTTTATACATTTAATCCTTTGGGCGCACAAGCGATCGGATTACCCGTAAATTTGATTAATATTGGGTTAGTTTCCGCCATTACTCTCACGATTATTGCTAGTATGCAAGCAGTAGGAGTAGTGTTAGTTGTTTCCCTGCTCATCGGGCCAGCTATTACTGCTTATCTATTAGTGAAGGAATTACATCAAATGATGGGATTGGGAGCAGTAATTGGAGTTTTTAGTAGCGTAGCTGGAATGTATATTAGTTATTATCTAAATGTGCCATCGGGAGCGGCAATTGTCTTAGTTGTTTCGGCAGTGTTTATCCTCGCTCTCCTGTTTAGTCCTACCCAAGGAATTTTCACCCGACCGGAAATGGCTTCTCAAAGGTCTAGAATAATGCGACAATTGAAATATCTAAGACGGCAATAG
- a CDS encoding metal ABC transporter ATP-binding protein produces MLEVLNLAVNYRGISAVEDVSFRLEAGQIVGVIGPNGAGKSTMVKAILGLIPTSQGVVKYRQRSLKSQLAQVAYVPQRSQIDWDYPITVQNVVMMARTRYTGWFRSPSRQSKEIVKMALERVGMWELRGRQIGELSGGQQQRVFLAQALAQEAELFFFDEPFVGVDKKTEAIIFEVFDELKDEGKIVLVVGHELGEASRKYDRFLLINKSLIADGSKSEVITAENIQRAYGDSVILLQR; encoded by the coding sequence ATGTTAGAGGTTCTAAATCTCGCTGTCAACTACCGAGGCATTTCTGCGGTTGAGGATGTCAGCTTCCGATTGGAGGCGGGACAAATTGTAGGGGTAATCGGGCCAAACGGTGCTGGCAAAAGCACGATGGTGAAGGCAATTTTAGGGCTAATTCCCACCAGTCAAGGAGTTGTAAAATATCGCCAGCGTTCCCTGAAGTCTCAACTAGCGCAGGTAGCTTACGTACCGCAGCGATCGCAAATTGACTGGGACTACCCCATCACCGTGCAGAATGTGGTGATGATGGCGCGTACCCGCTATACCGGATGGTTTCGTTCGCCCTCCCGCCAATCAAAAGAAATCGTCAAAATGGCATTAGAAAGAGTGGGAATGTGGGAATTGAGAGGGAGACAAATCGGTGAATTATCTGGCGGACAACAGCAGCGAGTATTTTTAGCACAAGCATTGGCGCAAGAAGCAGAATTATTCTTTTTTGATGAACCATTTGTGGGAGTAGATAAAAAGACAGAAGCGATTATTTTTGAAGTATTTGACGAACTCAAAGATGAAGGAAAAATCGTACTAGTAGTCGGTCACGAATTGGGAGAAGCTTCTCGCAAATATGACAGATTTTTGTTAATTAACAAATCTCTGATTGCGGATGGTTCAAAATCGGAAGTGATTACCGCAGAGAACATCCAACGAGCTTACGGAGACAGCGTAATTTTATTGCAAAGATAA
- a CDS encoding zinc ABC transporter substrate-binding protein, producing MLPNWNFKPMASFAMLIGLIGCNPGPSSTTVTNSIAPTISDRPQVVATTSVICDLTKQVAGETIDLKCLLGAGEDPHIYQPKPEDRKAIDRARLILYAGYDFDTSLIRLVKATSNSAPKIAVHEAAVPNPIMGEAHEHGEAGHQHKSDETAPDPHVWHDAKNGIGMVNTISDALEKLAPNHASLYEKNSQQIINELTQIDTWIKSQIATIPPARRKLVTTHDALGYYVKAYGLTYEGALQGFSSEEAPTAARVGELVKDIKKANVPTIFAETTTNPRLIANVAKEANVKVSPRELYADSLGEAGTEAETYQEMLKANTRTIVEGLGGKYTPFQLK from the coding sequence GTGTTGCCAAACTGGAATTTCAAACCGATGGCGAGTTTTGCTATGTTAATTGGATTAATTGGTTGCAATCCTGGGCCATCTTCAACAACGGTTACTAATTCGATCGCACCCACGATATCCGATCGCCCGCAAGTTGTCGCGACTACCAGTGTTATTTGTGACTTAACAAAACAAGTAGCTGGGGAGACAATCGACCTCAAATGTTTGCTAGGTGCAGGGGAAGATCCCCATATTTATCAACCTAAACCAGAAGACCGCAAAGCGATCGATCGCGCCCGATTAATTTTATATGCTGGTTATGATTTTGACACCAGCTTAATTCGATTAGTCAAAGCCACCAGCAATTCTGCGCCGAAAATTGCCGTACACGAAGCAGCAGTTCCCAACCCAATTATGGGGGAAGCGCACGAACATGGGGAGGCAGGACATCAACACAAATCAGATGAAACTGCGCCAGACCCCCATGTATGGCATGATGCTAAAAATGGAATTGGCATGGTAAATACGATTTCTGATGCTTTAGAAAAGTTAGCACCAAACCACGCTTCATTATATGAGAAAAATAGCCAACAAATTATTAATGAATTAACTCAAATAGATACTTGGATTAAATCGCAAATTGCCACAATTCCACCCGCACGACGTAAGTTAGTAACTACTCACGATGCCTTGGGTTATTATGTGAAAGCTTACGGTCTTACTTATGAAGGTGCTTTGCAAGGATTTAGTAGCGAAGAAGCACCCACCGCTGCACGAGTAGGGGAATTGGTAAAAGATATCAAAAAAGCCAATGTTCCCACTATTTTTGCGGAAACTACTACTAATCCCAGGCTGATTGCTAATGTAGCGAAAGAAGCAAATGTGAAAGTTTCACCGCGAGAATTATATGCCGATAGCTTAGGAGAAGCAGGGACAGAAGCGGAGACTTATCAAGAAATGCTGAAAGCTAACACTCGCACGATTGTAGAAGGTTTGGGTGGTAAATATACACCGTTTCAATTGAAATAA
- a CDS encoding SufE family protein yields the protein MSAIASPLPSSLERILQRFRRLSEPKQRYEQLLWYAKRLPEFPATEKTPENQVPGCVSQVYITAKLEEEKIYFQGDSDSQLVKGLVAILVEGLSGLTPAELLSISPDFMEDTGLNVNLTPSRINGFYNIFQTIKKKALLKENSGVSSQNSA from the coding sequence ATGTCTGCGATCGCATCCCCCCTCCCATCCTCTCTAGAACGCATCCTGCAAAGGTTTCGTCGCCTTTCCGAACCAAAACAGCGTTACGAACAACTACTTTGGTATGCCAAACGCCTGCCAGAATTTCCTGCTACCGAGAAAACACCAGAAAACCAAGTACCGGGTTGCGTTTCTCAGGTTTATATTACTGCCAAACTGGAAGAAGAAAAAATCTACTTTCAGGGAGATTCTGATTCGCAATTAGTTAAAGGATTGGTAGCGATTTTAGTAGAAGGATTAAGCGGACTAACTCCAGCGGAACTTTTATCAATTTCACCAGACTTTATGGAAGACACTGGTTTGAATGTTAACTTAACTCCTTCTCGCATTAATGGATTTTACAACATCTTTCAAACTATCAAGAAAAAAGCATTATTAAAAGAGAATTCAGGAGTCAGTAGTCAGAATTCAGCATAA